The Calypte anna isolate BGI_N300 chromosome 23, bCalAnn1_v1.p, whole genome shotgun sequence genome contains the following window.
CAACTGTAAGAAATAATACAAGGCAGCAGAGTTGGGGACTTGTGCCCTGGGGACATCACCCCAGCCTGCTTCCAATACCTGTGAAATAATGCAGAGCTTTCCCTGGGCTGATCCagatccaattaaaaaaaaaacaaacaaaacacattagtataaaattaaaatatatgcaaaCAACTTTagcacagaattaaaatatatgcTCAACCAGACAGTGCTGAATGCTCTCTTTGTGGGAGAGGGAGCAAGAAGGGATGGGCAGAGTTAGGAGCAAGATACCCAAGTGTTAACAACTGCTGCTCAAAATTCACAAGAAAAGAGATTACAGTGTTTGGATTGCTGCTTTAGCTAGTTCAGGGACAGTCTGGATTGCTGGCACTCTGCTGGGATCAGGCTCCTAGAGGatagcagcagggagaggagagcagatCCTGCTGGAAGCAGGAGGTGAATACGGCATCAGAGGATCCTGTCTGACAGTGCCCAGGCAGGGaaagtgctgtgctgcagccactCCTGCAGTTAGGATGGAGAAAGTGCTCCCTGCTTCTGCAAGTGGCTGTAAGAAtcaaaaatatctgaagttgAACAGCAAAACCTGTTCCTAAGCACACCGGGAAGCAGAGCAAGAACTgttcaataataataaaaattttttttttcttttaaaaatctactgATTATTGCCTGCCTTCCAGGAAACAAATTTCCAAAAAATAGCTGATAACTAATTTAGAATGACAAAAGCATTTGGGAAGTGCAGCTGCCCTCCCGAGCACCTGGAGAAGGCAGGCAGGTgggctgcccagctcccagcacagggacacagaggggggaggaacacagaggggctcagcacagccctgaccTTCTGCCAGCACCGTGTCTGCACGATGCCAACAGCCCCAGCTGAACAGAGAGAACCCCTTGGCCACTGCTCCACCAGCCCCAGGTTGGACCCTGCACTTCCCCAGTGGGCACCAGTCCCTCCAGACCCCCCAGgaccctccccccccccaggggGTGGATGGCACCTGGAGGACAGGGCTGGACATCCTGGTGAGCTCAACCTGGCACTGGAGAGGAGAAACTCTCCCCAAAAgtccctgcagctccctctgcccttGCAGACAGGGCAGGGTTCCACATCAGTGCAGACCTGAGCCCCTCTAACACTGCTGATGCAATTCTCCTGCCCCTTTGCTGCACTTTGCATATTCTGCTATTTACTTTGTGCATTTTTAAGTAACCACTTGCCacccttccttttctttaatgttCCAACATCACAGTCCTACCTTCCTCTGCTTCACTCCCGATGCACGAGCTCATACTTTCACTTTAGTGAGAagaaaacaccaccaaaaccaacccaacaaaaacccccaaacatctccccccccaaaaaaaaaatccaataaaacaaacaaaaaacaagcaccAAAAAATAATCCTGCCCCCAGTAATTGCTATTTAATCCTTGACCAAGAAAACTAACAAGTTCTTGTAAGAGAGGCAAAGCTTTGGGGCATTTGATTTTTAGAGCAGCTGAgcactggaaggctgcagaaATAAGAtatagaaaatgtattttggatttgctgctcagcagcatgaAAGAGCTAATGCAGAGGGGCTGGCAGTGCCTTATCCAATCTGACAAAGCCAACAACCCAAGGGTGCTCAGCCTCTCCAGCACTCACAGCACATCTCATCCATCACCAGAACACAATGTGAAAATTGACCCTTCCCTTCTAAGTATCAATATAAATATTGTTTGCCAGCCAGGTAACATCAGAAATAGCTAAAGAAATAACTCTTGGTACAGGAAAGCAGTGCAATTCATCATTCAGTGCCAAcaagaaattgttttctttaaaaataaattaaaaaaaaaatcacttcttttgttaatttctgacttttgtttcttccctttaAGCCTGGCAATCACACAGCAATTTACAAGTGAAAGCTGTAGAGTTACAGTAttaccaaacaaaacacattgaTACATGTGTGAAACACGGAAAAAATAgttaaggaaaattaatttaaatgtttttgtgaTACATTGACTCCAGCTGTTAAGCCATCATGCTGCTGGACTGTACCCCCTAAGCTACTCCAGTACTAATTTCATTTAGAAATTACTGatttagaaattattaatttagaaattactAATTTAGAACTGACTAATTTCATTTAGAAATTaggaaacacagcaaaaatttTGGAATTCAGGATCTCTACAACAGTTCTGCAATCCTGTGCCTCTCTATAGCAAACAGTCACACCACAAGAAAAGGAAGCTGCATCTGTAACAAAAGCTGATAAAACCCAAGGAACATTGAATCCTATCAGTGATtcctttttatgttttccatgCCAAGGAAAGTTCCTCATCCACTAACCACACCGTTTGCTGCCTTATTTGCACCAAACAGAACCAGTCCTTCCCATGCTTACGAGCACCACACAGAGTATCTAAAGATTTACCTGCTCAAGGTGACTATTTTAAAACTCTCAAAAACCAGCTTACTAGGCTATTAAATTAGAAGATCTTAATGGTTTTGTAATAGCTGCATTTTAAGAGATATTGAGAATACAACGATTTATAACAATCTACTGCAAGTGCACTCTTGCTCAAGCAGGTACCTAAAAGGCACAAAATGCATCAAAATCCAGTGGAGACTTTTCAGGTAGGAATTTCCAAGTGTAAATTACATTTGatctgttaaataaaaatatatctataaaTAACTATATACTAATTCCTATGCAGTGCTACCACTAGAAAAATCCCTTTTAAGCCTGCTGTTTTCACAGCAAATAATTTGTACTATGAGTCAAGCAGGGAAACAAGCACCAGATGCTCCACAACCCAGGTAAATTCTCtgacaaataaaaagcaattgGGGCTTTAGTACCCGATTTCTACAAAGTATTTAATGGGTGCAAGAGCTCGCTCAGAATTCGGCACATTTCAGAAGTTCTCCCAACACAAAACACGGCAGGAACTGAAGGCAAACACAATCCCCACACGCGACTTTTCTTGCCATTTGCTGAAAGAGGTTTCGAGCTGCGAGCTGCTGCttttagaaacagaattcaGCAACTAAATTTCCATCCTTTCTTATCAATACCGCAAAATATCAGGCCGTGAAACGGAGCCCTGGTGACACCACAAAACCCGGGAGCGTGGCTGGGGTGTACAGAAGTTTTTCTAGCTCGGTTCCCAGCTATCCCACTGCACATTCATCACTCCCGCCAGAAGGAGGAAAGTTACAACGTTTGCTACTCGCACTCCACACCGCCAAAAGTTTCGTTCAGCTCAGTAAATTCCCACGAAATCCCCAACACGAAGCCACAGCACCTCGCCAGCTCCCGGGGGGCTTCGTCCCGGGGCTCGGGGGCTCCGGTGCTGGCAGAGCCGCTCCAGCCCCGGGTCCCAGCCCCGCCGGGACCCCCGGCCGGGAGGCTCCGGGAGCTCGGTCGCCACCGGAGTCCCAGGAACCAAGCGCAGGATTCAGGTTCGAGGGGCACCGACCGAACCGCTCCGCAGCCCGTAAAGACGACACGAGACCGGTTCCTGGGTAAATGGTTTATgtaagtaataaaatatttactataaCATAAATAGAAACGGACCCTCGCAGTCTACATTGGTTTTGCAATAAAGATACAAACAAAAACCGAAACCCAAGGGGATGGACCGGACCGAACCCACCAACAGGAGGGAGAGAGCTCCGCGCACggttagaaaataaatagaaacgGGCCGTGAAATAATACCGAGACGCCCCCCGGGCGAACCGGGCCaggcggggcggggaggggccAGGGCTCGGCGGGACGGGACGGGCAGGGCAGGGGTCGCCGCCGTCCCGGAGGCCACGCGAGGAAGGGAATAAATTAGAGATCGCAAACCTTTGGCTACTGCTGCTGCGGCCGCGGGCGGCTCCGGCGCGCAGGGGGGCCCGTGGCGGGCGAATAAATACAGCGCGGgcgcggagcggagcggggcggcCGGGCCAGTCTGAGGAATAAATTAAAGCGCGGATCCCGCCGCCCGCGCCGTCGGGGTCGCCGGTCACTGCACGGCCCCGGGCAGCGCGTGGTGCAGCGGCGAAGCGTCCGCCTGTGCGTAAACGTCCTCCATGGGGGGGTGCGGGACCCCGGCCGGCGTCATGCGCTTCTCCTTCTGCCGCCGGTTGCAGAACCAGACCCGcaccacctccttctccagctgcagggagtCCGCCAGGGAGGTGATCTCGTGTGCCGAGGGCTTGGGGCACTTGAGGAAGTGGTTTTCCAGGGCGCCCTTGACGCCCACCTCGATGGAGGTGCGCTTCTTGCGCTTCCGACCCTGCGCCGCGATCTTGTCCAGGTTGGTGGGGCTGCCCGTGCTGGAGTCCGTCTCCTCCAGCCACTTGTTGAGCAGCGGCTTCAGCTTGCACATGTTCTTGAAGCTCAGCTGCAGCGCCTCGAACCGGCAGATGGTGGTCTGCGAGAAGACGTTCCCGTACAGGGTGCCCAGCGCCAGCCCCACGTCGGCCTGGGTGAAGCCCAGCTTGATCCGCCGCTGCTTGAACTGCTTGGCGAACTGCTCCAGGTCGTCGGAGCTCGGCGCGTCCTCGTCCGACGGCTCGGGCGGCCCCAGCGGCGGCGGGGAAGCCGCCAGTTCGTGGCCCCCCGCCTCCTCGGCGCCCAGCGGGTCGCGCAGCCCGTGGTGCAGCGCGGGGGCCGGCGGGCCCAGCATCCCGTTGAGGCCCGCGTAAGGCTGCGCGTAGAGCAGGGGCTGTCCCGACGGCGGGGACATGGGCGGCAGGTGATGCGCGGCGCCCTGCGCCCACCCTCCCGCCGCGCCGCCCGCCGCCCCTTGGTGCACGAGGTGCGGCCGGTGATGGAAAGCGGCGGCCAGCTCTTCGCGGGACCCCGGCGGGCCGCCTTTGCCGTGCTCGGCGGGCGGGAGGTGCGGacccccgccgcccccgccgctGCCCCAATCCGTGCCGGCGCTGGGCAGCCACTGGTGATGCGCCAGCCCCACGGCGTGCCCGGCGGCGGGCGCTAAGCCCTGCAGGTACTCGTGGTGCATCATCTTCTGCACCTCGCGGTACGTGGTGCCCTGGTGCAGGCGGTCTCCGTCGGGGTGCATCAGCGCTGCGGAGCGCGGCAGGTACTGCGCGGTGGCTGCCATGGCCTCTCCCCCCCGCGCCGCTCCGCGCCCCGCTTTAGAGCCGCGCGCCGGGGCGCCGAGCCGCCGCGCGCCGGCCCCGCCCCCGCTCCCCATTGGctcagccgccgccgccgccggacCGCGCCGCCTCCCCATAGGCCGCCGCCGGGCTCGGGCAGCCCCGCCCCGCTCTCCCCGTCCCCCATTGGCCGGCGGCGAGGGAGCCGCTGCCTCGGGATTGGCCCGGAGAGGCGCTCGCTgcttggggggagggggaagcccGCGTGCggccggcggcggggcgggcgctGATTGGAGGAGGGAGATTCATTCATGGAGAGCGGGGCCACCGGCCACGTGGGGCGAGCGCTGAGGTGCGGGGCTGCGGGACGCGGGACGAGGGGTgcggggaagggggggaagagggggaccggaccggaccggatCCGTCCCGAAGTGAACCGTCCAGGGGCTTGCGGGATCCATGCGGCACCCGAGGCTGCACCGCCTGGTGCTGAGCCGCAGAGACCCACTGGGCACTGGGGATCCAGTGGTGCCTCTGGGGGACGTGGCATCCTGTAAGGGAACCCCCCCCTTGGGATCCATCAGAGAACCCTCAAGGgatcagcagctcctcagacGTTAAAAACCAGGGAATTGTTTGGGGTCTAAAAGGGGTTATTTGGGATCAAATTATTTCGGGGTCAATTTAACATCGTGGCCTCCCGTTAACCCGACACTGCCGGGCCCACCGCTGAGTCCTGGCTTTACCTCTTCAGCAAACCTGGTGCTGGACCCTGGGAAGGTGGGAATTCCTGAAACACCCCATGGGATAAAGCACCGAGGGCCAAGAAACAGGGATCTGAGATCGTTTGGGCGTCATGGGAAAGATGGGGCTTGGGAGCAGCCTCGGAGGCAAAGTCTGAGCTAGTTTGAGGGTTGGCACAGGATAAAGGGTGGAGGAGTTTACCTGTCTAGCAGAACTGGGAGAGGGGCAAGGGACACCCTAATTAGCCCAGTCCCAGACTTCATTTGGGGCTCAGAGCCCGAAGTGAACCGGGATGGACACCGGGAACATTTaaatcacttctgaaaattaatcCTCGCCTGTGCTACCGGTTGTGAAGTGGGAGCAGAGCCGGTGACCTCTGCCGAGGGCTCGGCTGAACCATGACCCATCGGATCGGTGTGTGTACGAGTGGGACATGGCAATGGCTGCACACCGGTGTCCCGGTGCCTCCCGGTGGGGGGAAGACACAGGGACAGGGTGGCTGCCTTGCTGGTCACCTCCCAAGGGTGCTGCAGCCCTCCCTTGGGCACTTGGCCATCCCGGTGCACCAGAGGAGTTATTTGGGCTCCAGTTCCGACggagccagcagagccaggctcGGTTTCTGGGCTTGCGGGAAGCCGAGCCGGTGCCACACACCGTGCCAGGGGGTGCTGCCCCGCACGGCCCCTCCTGGCGCTGCCACCGCACCCCGCTCTCATCTCAGCCTGGGGCGCTGCGGGAGCTGCGGGGTGCGGGCACACACCCACCCCCTGTGATCGCTGGGATTTGGCACACACGGGACCCCTCTCCTTGCAGgttctccctgcagcccctggagctgCCGGCTCGCTGAGCTCATCCCGTCGGGCTGGGAAAGtccatcccctcctccaggCTTGCAGCGTGCGGGGGCAACAACTCCCAGCCCCGCAGGAACCGCTCCTGCCCCGCAGCAGCCCGGGAGCCGCAGGAGCcgcaggagcagcaggagcaggatcTGTGGCGGGCCCCGGGAAGGGCTCTGGCATCGCGTCAGGGGAGCTGCTGGCCCTTGTTCTGCTGAATCATGGAATGAGCAGCTACAGGAGTGACAttcctgggtgctgccaggctgggctttGCACTGTCCTTGCCAAAACTGCCAAGTCTGGGACTGAACATGTGCACTGGCTGTGAAATGATGTGTAATTGGCTCCCTTCCGTGAGCCCAGTTTCTCTTTTCAGGCACACAGCCCTAGAAAGAGGCTGGACTTTGCAGGAGAGATGGGTTTCATAGCTCTAGGGGCCTATTTCAGAAGGAGAATAAtggatcctttttttttcctggatccTTTGCAAGCACTGCACACGTTTGTAGTGAATACAACCCTTTCAGACTACCCAGTGACATGCTGTAAAATATCATACTTGGTGAagcattttctgtgtattttttttctgacctagACTCATATTCATGTCAACTCTCTGTGATGCAGTGCCATAATATTCACATTTTTGGTAGCCAATTGCTTTTGATATTTATATCCATTTTTAAGGGAATTACAATGAATAAATGTGCCTGTCTCTAACTTCATGCAAAATAAGCTGTGTGTAAATCAGTAAATCATTAGGGGAAATTAACCATTTCTAAAGGCAGAACACTGGATCTCATCtcattctgcccctgtgctcagctctggtgaggccacagcttgagtcctgtgtccagttctgggcccctcagctcaggaaggagattgaggtgctggagcaggtccagagaagagcaaggaggctgtgaagggatccagcacaagtcctgtgaggagaggctgagggagctgggggtgttgaggctggagaagaggaggctcaggggagacctcatcactctctccaactccctgaaaggaggttggagccaggggggggttgggctcttttcccaggcaactctcagcaagacaagagggcagggtctcaagttgtgccaggggaggtttaggttggagatgagaaagaatttctttctggagagggtgatcaggcattggaatgggctgcccagggaagtagtggattctccgtgtctggagatctttccaaagagcctggatgtggcactgagtgccatgggctgggaaccacggggggagtggatcaagggttggacttgatgatctctgaggtcccttccaacccagccaattctaggattctatgatttcaaaCTTTTGTCCATTTATGCATTTCAGAAGTCACTGTAGGAGAACAGAATGTGTGATAATGGGGGCTCCCATCACAGAGCATTTACACAGCACTGTTGGTTTGTGTGAGACCAAACAAGTTCTTCAAACCAAGGCATTGTGCACAGATTGTGCTCTGGGCTCGTTTTGCTGAGTTCAAGTGGGATCCAAAGGCTGGAAacagaggaagatgaggaaaTCTGATTGAACATGTTGGTCAGCAGCTCCAGATGTGGAAGCTGGAATACAGAAGTATTCCGTGAAGGAGGTAAAAGCAAAGGAGGACACTGCATGCCCTTTGTGAAACAGGTCACCCAACAGCCTTCAATCAAGAGAAGGCttcaaatcaagaaaaaaaagtccttttgaCTGCAGTACCTCTGCACAGGATGAGGCTCAGCTCCTCAGGACTCAGTTCTACTCCTGCTGCAAGAATCTTGGGCAGGGAAGCTCCTTTCCCATTGCAGTCACCCTGGGGTCACCTGGAGCTcctctgggggtgctgggactGTGCCTGGGGTCCTGcagggcagagagcagctcctggtggcCAGGTCTCATCTCAGACATCACTGGAAACAACTTGACTGAGCACTGCTCAGTGGGTTTGCACCCTTCCTGCAGCAAGGAAAGAGACAAATCATCATCTGTCAGCTGAGAGGAGCCCCAGAGCCAAGTCTTAGAGTAAACTCTGTTTGAAATCCCcctgaggagaagcagcatttcCCCCAGTATTTAGCATTTTGTCTGAATGTCCTCACCTAGGACTAAGgacatttaataattttttacaaCTTTTTGGAGCCCCCAAAATTCCCTTTTTGCTTTGCTCCCCTAGGCTTAGAGAATTCTGAATTTAGTGGGTGATCATTAATGAGTTAGTGGCTGGGACAGCAGTGATTTTAACCAtaaagctggagaggaagggaaatagTGAATCATGGAGATAGTTAATACAGATATGAGAGATACTGTCCTGTAATTTCTTGAAAATTGCCCCAAAATATGTTCTCATAAGGCCCAAATTAATGCAATAAACTCTGTTGTGATCTTGTCTTGAATCAATGAAATTCAGATCAGGCACTCACTACATTCCTATTTACACAGCAGCCTTTAATGGCTCCAAAGGAAGCACTCAAGCCTATCCAACAAATAATCCCTATTTATGAAAGCCTTGTAATATGCATTTACATAATCCccactttaaaaatctgtatcagCACTGAAGTTCTTCAGCTCAGAGATATGCCCAAGGGAATTAAAAGCACCAAGGAAAACAAGGGGCAGTCAAATGAGTCCATGCACACATCCCCAGGCACCCACTGCAACATCCAACACacacaggagggaagggggatgAGGTGGTGACTTTCCTCACACCCCCTAAACCCCCAAGAATGTTTGTGCACAGCCCACACACTCCTGCACAACTCAGGTGCAGGTTTGGAGCATGGTTTTGAGCAACTCAGCATGGTTTTGAGCATCTGCATGACACCACAGCGTCCCAATGCATTGAGTCCCTCTCAGTTTtcctagctttttttttctttttccccccaataTTGGCTCCTAAGGTATGACCAGCACCCTGCTGAGCCATGCTGATGGTttgggaggcagagaggagctgagaaAGCAGCTGGCAGTGGGAAGCCCGTGGGTCCCATGCTTTATTTATGCTGGAGATGATGACTGGACACTTGCTAACATTCCCATGTGATGGATGCAGCATTTTGCTCTTGGAGGTGCTGTCCTTGAGATAAGGAGCATGACAGGGCAGAGATCTGCACCAAGCATGTTAATGTTGCTAAAGGGttggaattgaaaaaaaaaagcaaaaaaaaaaagcaaaaaaaaaaaaaaaaaaaaaaaaaaaaaaaaaaagcaaaaaaaaaaaagcaaaaaaaaaagctgttctttACTGTGGAAAACAAGCTGTCCTTAAAAAGCTGATTCTccagaagaaatgcaaatttaGGACACTGATTTGTTACCTTCTTTACTTGTAGCCTGTTTACCAGCTGTCCATTGCTGAGGAACAAAATGCCATGATCTTGGAtggtgaagcagcagctgggtaAAATATACATTGGATTCAGTCAAactaagaaagggaaaatactgCAGAATTAATTTGCAGCTTCAGAGAAATACCTTCACTGCCTGAGTGTTCCTAACCGTGTGTGTCTATCATTTCAAACTCTTTCATTAACTTTCATAATATAAATGAGAAAACGGAGGCACAGAAATGTTGGCATTTATCTCCAGTGCATGCTGAAGCTCCCAGGTTATCAGGCAGCTGAGGAGGTGCTGCAGGCACCAAATGCTGAGCTGCACACCCCACCCTGACCAGTCCCTCTCCAGAAAtcaaatggttttttttttgtttgctcaggAAGGacccagcctcctgccagcaTCTCTCCCAGTGGTGCTGATg
Protein-coding sequences here:
- the POU3F1 gene encoding POU domain, class 3, transcription factor 1 gives rise to the protein MAATAQYLPRSAALMHPDGDRLHQGTTYREVQKMMHHEYLQGLAPAAGHAVGLAHHQWLPSAGTDWGSGGGGGGPHLPPAEHGKGGPPGSREELAAAFHHRPHLVHQGAAGGAAGGWAQGAAHHLPPMSPPSGQPLLYAQPYAGLNGMLGPPAPALHHGLRDPLGAEEAGGHELAASPPPLGPPEPSDEDAPSSDDLEQFAKQFKQRRIKLGFTQADVGLALGTLYGNVFSQTTICRFEALQLSFKNMCKLKPLLNKWLEETDSSTGSPTNLDKIAAQGRKRKKRTSIEVGVKGALENHFLKCPKPSAHEITSLADSLQLEKEVVRVWFCNRRQKEKRMTPAGVPHPPMEDVYAQADASPLHHALPGAVQ